A DNA window from Desulfonatronum thiosulfatophilum contains the following coding sequences:
- the metG gene encoding methionine--tRNA ligase, which produces MQSFFLSTPIYYVNAKPHLGHAYTTAVADSMIRFQKLMGRDTFFLTGTDEHGDKIVQAAEAHAETPQAYVDMISARFRSLWGELGYEHDDFIRTTEPRHVRTVQRFLQLIYDRGDIYHGEYGGHYCFGCERFYTEKELRDGLCPDHLTAPEFIQEKNYFFRMSKYLGPLREHIEANPDFIRPERYRNEVLGLLREDLGDLCISRPKSRLSWGIELPFDTDYVTYVWFDALLNYISALEWPEGERFQRFWPQAQHLVAKDILKPHAIFWPCMLLSAGVPLYRHLNVHGYWLVQDTKMSKSLGNVVEPLDFAKKYGRGPFRYFLLREMQFGQDANVSEDALRVRFNADLANDLGNLFSRVLSMTHKYFQGKAPAPGPISQTEEDLHVLASECLENFQAHFQRFQFSMALESLWTLVRALNKYVDASQPWTLFKEQRSDELGTVMYTLLEGMRKIAVHLWPVMPEESETMLAQLGERRSAKLWPHLADEVLRWGALEPGTEVAQSSSLFPRLETAKSAQGRDENAAAPKSGKSKSKIADGSSGSGTVASEVAKAVEPTPELMEFADFQRLDLRVGTVLSAEPVKGADKLLHLHVDLAEPEARSIVAGIAEYWKPDDLIGRQVVVVANLKPRKLRGAMSQGMVLAVHSPEGLRLLAPSNQVPPGSKVS; this is translated from the coding sequence TTGCAATCTTTTTTTCTTTCCACCCCCATCTACTATGTAAACGCCAAGCCCCATCTGGGGCATGCCTATACCACGGCCGTCGCCGACTCCATGATCCGTTTTCAGAAGTTGATGGGCCGGGATACCTTTTTTCTGACCGGTACGGACGAACATGGCGACAAGATCGTCCAGGCCGCCGAAGCCCATGCCGAAACTCCCCAGGCCTATGTCGACATGATCAGCGCTCGGTTCCGTTCCCTCTGGGGCGAGCTGGGCTACGAGCATGATGATTTCATCCGGACCACCGAGCCTCGTCATGTCCGCACCGTGCAGCGTTTCCTGCAACTCATTTACGACCGCGGGGACATCTATCACGGGGAGTACGGCGGGCACTACTGCTTCGGCTGCGAACGATTCTATACCGAAAAAGAGCTTCGGGACGGTCTCTGTCCTGACCATCTCACGGCACCGGAGTTCATCCAGGAGAAGAACTATTTTTTCCGAATGTCCAAGTACCTGGGGCCGCTGCGTGAACACATCGAGGCCAATCCGGATTTCATCCGCCCGGAGCGTTACCGCAATGAAGTGCTGGGACTGCTGCGCGAGGATCTCGGGGATCTGTGCATTTCCCGACCGAAAAGCCGGTTGTCCTGGGGTATCGAACTGCCCTTTGACACGGACTACGTAACCTACGTCTGGTTCGATGCGCTTCTGAACTACATCAGCGCCCTGGAATGGCCTGAGGGTGAGCGGTTCCAGCGATTCTGGCCCCAGGCTCAGCATTTGGTGGCCAAGGACATTCTCAAGCCACACGCCATATTCTGGCCCTGCATGCTCCTGTCCGCCGGGGTGCCGCTGTACAGGCACCTCAATGTCCACGGCTATTGGCTGGTCCAGGATACCAAGATGAGCAAAAGCCTGGGCAATGTGGTGGAGCCGCTGGATTTTGCCAAAAAATACGGGCGCGGTCCGTTTCGGTATTTTCTGTTGCGGGAGATGCAGTTCGGGCAGGATGCCAACGTGTCCGAGGATGCCCTGCGGGTGCGGTTCAACGCGGACTTGGCCAATGATCTGGGAAACCTGTTCAGCCGCGTGCTGAGCATGACGCACAAGTACTTTCAGGGAAAGGCGCCGGCTCCTGGACCCATCAGTCAGACTGAAGAAGATCTGCACGTCCTGGCCTCGGAATGCCTGGAAAATTTCCAGGCCCATTTTCAGCGCTTCCAGTTTTCCATGGCCCTGGAGTCCTTGTGGACCCTGGTCCGGGCGCTGAACAAGTACGTGGACGCGTCCCAGCCATGGACCCTGTTCAAGGAGCAGCGCAGCGATGAACTGGGCACGGTGATGTATACGCTCCTCGAAGGCATGCGCAAGATTGCCGTTCATCTCTGGCCGGTGATGCCCGAGGAAAGCGAAACCATGCTGGCCCAGCTCGGCGAGCGCAGATCCGCGAAATTATGGCCGCATCTGGCGGACGAGGTCTTGCGTTGGGGAGCGCTGGAGCCGGGAACGGAAGTCGCCCAATCCTCCAGCCTTTTTCCCCGGCTCGAAACCGCGAAGTCGGCCCAAGGCCGCGACGAGAATGCCGCGGCCCCGAAAAGCGGAAAGTCCAAATCCAAGATCGCTGACGGCTCGTCAGGCTCCGGAACAGTCGCGTCCGAAGTTGCCAAGGCTGTCGAACCCACTCCGGAATTGATGGAATTTGCCGATTTTCAGCGCCTGGATCTGCGGGTGGGTACGGTACTTTCAGCCGAGCCGGTCAAGGGGGCGGACAAGCTGCTGCACCTGCATGTGGATCTGGCTGAACCAGAGGCGCGGAGCATCGTGGCCGGAATTGCCGAGTACTGGAAACCGGATGACCTGATCGGACGCCAGGTTGTGGTGGTGGCCAACCTGAAGCCCCGCAAACTGCGCGGCGCAATGTCCCAGGGCATGGTCCTGGCCGTGCACTCTCCGGAAGGGCTGCGACTTCTCGCTCCCTCGAATCAGGTCCCGCCGGGAAGCAAGGTTTCATAG
- a CDS encoding PSP1 domain-containing protein, with amino-acid sequence MSNILAVRIASGNRMLFYRSEPYVVTVGDHVLVQVEGEIHMGKVERTTPLAVFESAGSKLPDVSSQDRIKVLYSETSSNSASDEPPVPLEAKAEPSRQHRESTAVQNGEDSNSRGSSEDLQAIFRPATEEDLIRDRDNRELARNAHQYCRQCIVERGLDMKLVEVEVLFDGSKIIFYFTAPNRIDFRELVKDLVRSYRTRIELRQIGARHETQMLGGLGNCGQLVCCQRFLRQFAPSTIKMAKEQNLFLNPAKISGVCNRLLCCLSFEQPNYDEFLNQCPKIGKRYTTLLGSAKVIRANYFRRTLSIFLEPGGEKEIDLDEWKRILSGAREPVQPVRSEQPVHPKNSRMLPAVIQTVAETASPKPEKNQVQSGSEPASESQPPKKSRKSGRKTPRQEGPVAENPGKSKRRSRSSRRKTKKQQTSATPDKS; translated from the coding sequence ATGAGCAATATCCTCGCCGTTCGCATTGCCTCCGGAAATCGGATGCTCTTTTATCGTTCGGAGCCGTATGTCGTCACGGTCGGCGACCACGTTCTGGTCCAGGTGGAGGGTGAAATCCACATGGGCAAGGTGGAACGCACCACGCCCCTGGCTGTTTTTGAAAGCGCAGGGTCGAAGCTTCCGGATGTCTCGTCCCAGGATAGGATCAAGGTGCTGTATTCCGAGACCTCCTCCAACTCCGCCTCGGATGAACCTCCCGTCCCACTCGAGGCCAAGGCTGAGCCGTCACGACAGCACCGCGAGTCCACGGCTGTTCAAAACGGCGAAGATTCCAATTCCAGGGGCTCCTCGGAGGATCTGCAGGCAATTTTTCGACCAGCCACCGAAGAAGACCTGATCCGTGACCGTGACAACCGGGAACTGGCGCGCAACGCGCATCAGTATTGCCGGCAATGCATCGTGGAACGGGGCCTGGACATGAAGCTGGTGGAGGTGGAAGTCCTTTTTGACGGCAGCAAGATCATTTTCTACTTCACGGCGCCCAACCGGATCGATTTCCGGGAATTGGTCAAGGATCTGGTGCGATCCTACCGTACACGCATCGAACTGCGCCAAATAGGCGCGCGTCATGAAACGCAGATGCTCGGAGGACTGGGCAATTGCGGCCAGCTTGTCTGTTGTCAACGATTTTTGAGGCAGTTTGCTCCCTCGACCATCAAGATGGCCAAGGAACAGAACCTGTTTCTGAATCCGGCGAAGATTTCCGGAGTGTGCAATCGTCTGCTGTGCTGCCTGAGTTTCGAGCAGCCCAATTATGACGAATTTCTGAATCAATGTCCGAAGATCGGGAAGCGGTACACCACGCTTCTTGGTTCGGCAAAAGTCATTCGGGCCAACTATTTCCGGCGCACCCTGTCCATCTTTTTGGAACCGGGGGGCGAAAAGGAAATCGATCTTGACGAATGGAAGCGGATCCTGTCCGGGGCGCGGGAACCGGTGCAGCCGGTGCGGTCGGAACAGCCTGTCCATCCGAAAAACAGCAGGATGCTTCCGGCTGTGATCCAGACGGTTGCGGAAACCGCGTCGCCGAAACCGGAGAAAAATCAGGTCCAATCGGGCAGCGAGCCTGCTTCGGAATCTCAGCCGCCAAAGAAATCCCGGAAGTCCGGTCGAAAAACGCCGCGTCAGGAAGGCCCTGTCGCTGAGAATCCCGGCAAATCCAAGCGTCGTTCCCGTTCTTCCCGTCGCAAGACCAAGAAGCAGCAGACGTCCGCTACCCCGGACAAGAGCTGA
- the alaS gene encoding alanine--tRNA ligase yields the protein MITAETIRRSFLDFFARNGHEIVPSSSLVPREDPTLLFTNAGMVQFKKAFLGQEKRASNRAVSSQKCLRVGGKHNDLENVGRTARHHTFFEMLGNFSFGDYFKAEAIDFAWRFLTQELGLPKERLYVTVFRDDDEAIGIWEQVAAVPRERIFRLDEKDNFWSMGDTGPCGPCSEILIDQGEAMSCGSDCGIGRCDCDRYLEIWNLVFMQYERDASGTLHPLPKPSIDTGMGLERISAVCQGVFSNFDSDLFTPLIAHIRELSGRQYGESEEIDTAMRVIADHSRSVAFLVADGIVPSNEGRGYVLRRLIRRAFRFGRLLGLSGPFLHKVCDDVTVRMGETFPELLENRTFMVRVVSQEEERFGQTLDKGLKLLSEELEALAARGERQVSGETVFKLYDTFGFPLDIVHDVAGKQGFGVDEAGFRVCMAEQKSRAKKAWKGSGENDPSVMFGHMLEAGLTTRFVGYDDYAISSRITALTDARGENVETLKTGEQGWLVAVKTPFYAASGGQAGDQGEVRTATGLALVDDVVKAGPDLAVQRVTVREGELFLDQEAELAVGEQLRLDTARHHTCTHLLQAALRTVLGDHVRQAGSFVSPDILRFDFTHTMAMTSDELRAVEDAVNQAILADVALDVVVTTPEEAQQRGALAFFGEKYGLEVRIVSVPGFSTELCGGTHLRSTGQAGSFVILSESGIAAGVRRIEALAGTRALQHWRGQAAVLREAATLLKVPPSGLPEKLQTLLAQNREITKQKEALEGQLLSGKGKDLLAQLQDVNGVPLLATAVDVRDVKAMREMMDDLRSKMSSGVIVLVAETDGKAMLIVSVSKDLHDRFTASALVKALAPLVGGSGGGRPDMAQAGGGNPAGIPQVIEQARQLVSA from the coding sequence GTGATTACCGCGGAAACCATTCGCCGAAGCTTTCTGGATTTTTTCGCCCGCAACGGCCATGAAATCGTACCCAGCTCTTCGCTGGTGCCCCGGGAGGACCCGACCCTGCTGTTCACCAACGCGGGCATGGTCCAGTTCAAGAAAGCCTTCCTGGGGCAGGAGAAACGCGCCTCCAACCGGGCCGTGAGTTCCCAGAAATGCCTGCGCGTGGGCGGCAAGCACAACGACCTGGAAAATGTCGGGCGCACGGCCAGGCACCACACTTTTTTCGAAATGCTCGGCAATTTTTCCTTCGGCGACTATTTCAAGGCCGAGGCCATCGACTTTGCCTGGCGCTTCCTGACACAGGAGCTGGGTCTGCCCAAGGAGCGGCTGTATGTCACGGTCTTCCGGGACGACGACGAAGCCATCGGGATCTGGGAGCAGGTGGCTGCCGTTCCCCGGGAGCGTATTTTCCGTCTGGATGAAAAGGACAATTTCTGGTCCATGGGCGATACCGGCCCCTGCGGTCCCTGTTCGGAAATACTCATCGACCAGGGCGAGGCCATGTCCTGCGGCTCGGACTGCGGCATCGGCCGATGCGACTGCGACCGGTACCTGGAAATCTGGAATCTGGTGTTCATGCAGTACGAACGCGACGCTTCCGGAACCCTGCATCCGCTGCCCAAGCCGAGCATCGACACCGGCATGGGACTGGAGCGGATCAGCGCGGTTTGCCAGGGAGTCTTCTCCAACTTTGACTCCGACCTGTTCACGCCGTTGATCGCCCATATCCGAGAGCTTTCCGGCAGGCAATACGGGGAGTCCGAGGAAATCGACACGGCCATGCGCGTCATCGCGGACCACAGCCGATCCGTCGCCTTCCTGGTGGCCGACGGCATCGTGCCCTCCAACGAGGGACGCGGGTACGTCCTGCGCCGGTTGATCCGCCGCGCTTTCCGCTTCGGAAGACTGCTTGGACTTTCCGGACCGTTTTTGCACAAGGTCTGCGACGATGTGACCGTGCGCATGGGCGAAACTTTTCCCGAGCTGCTGGAGAACAGGACGTTCATGGTCCGGGTGGTAAGCCAGGAAGAGGAACGCTTCGGCCAGACCCTGGACAAGGGATTGAAGCTGCTTTCCGAAGAACTGGAGGCCCTTGCGGCCCGGGGCGAGCGGCAGGTTTCCGGGGAAACTGTCTTCAAGCTCTACGACACCTTCGGATTTCCCCTGGATATCGTCCATGACGTGGCCGGCAAGCAGGGATTCGGCGTGGACGAGGCCGGTTTCCGGGTTTGCATGGCCGAGCAGAAATCGCGGGCCAAGAAGGCCTGGAAGGGCAGCGGGGAAAACGATCCCTCGGTCATGTTCGGTCACATGCTGGAGGCCGGATTGACCACCCGTTTCGTGGGCTACGACGATTACGCGATTTCCAGCCGGATCACGGCCCTGACCGATGCCCGAGGCGAGAACGTGGAAACGCTCAAGACCGGCGAGCAGGGTTGGCTGGTAGCGGTAAAAACTCCATTCTACGCGGCTTCCGGCGGCCAAGCGGGCGACCAGGGCGAGGTGCGCACAGCCACGGGTCTGGCGCTGGTGGACGATGTGGTCAAGGCCGGTCCGGACCTGGCCGTGCAGCGGGTCACCGTCCGGGAGGGCGAGCTGTTTCTGGACCAGGAGGCGGAACTGGCCGTGGGCGAACAATTGCGCCTGGACACGGCCCGGCATCATACCTGTACTCACCTGCTCCAGGCCGCCCTGCGCACGGTCCTGGGCGATCATGTCCGCCAGGCCGGCTCCTTTGTCTCGCCGGACATCCTGCGCTTCGACTTCACCCACACCATGGCCATGACCAGCGACGAGCTGCGGGCCGTGGAGGACGCGGTGAATCAGGCCATTTTGGCCGATGTGGCCCTGGACGTGGTTGTGACCACGCCGGAAGAAGCCCAGCAGCGGGGTGCGTTGGCCTTTTTCGGCGAGAAATACGGTCTTGAGGTGCGCATAGTCAGCGTGCCCGGCTTTTCCACGGAACTGTGCGGCGGCACCCATCTGCGCTCCACGGGCCAGGCCGGGAGTTTCGTCATTCTCTCCGAATCCGGGATTGCTGCCGGAGTGCGCAGGATCGAGGCCCTGGCCGGGACCAGAGCTTTACAGCACTGGCGGGGGCAGGCAGCCGTGCTGCGGGAGGCCGCGACCCTGCTGAAGGTGCCTCCCAGCGGCCTTCCGGAAAAACTCCAGACTCTGCTGGCCCAGAACCGTGAAATCACCAAACAAAAGGAAGCCCTGGAAGGCCAGCTGCTCTCCGGAAAAGGCAAGGATCTTCTGGCTCAGCTTCAGGACGTGAACGGTGTTCCACTTCTGGCCACGGCCGTGGATGTCCGGGACGTGAAGGCGATGCGGGAAATGATGGACGACCTGCGCTCCAAGATGTCATCCGGAGTGATTGTTCTGGTTGCCGAGACGGACGGCAAGGCCATGCTCATTGTTTCGGTGAGCAAGGATCTGCATGACCGCTTCACCGCTTCCGCCCTGGTCAAGGCCCTGGCGCCCCTGGTCGGCGGCAGCGGCGGCGGTCGGCCGGACATGGCCCAGGCTGGAGGCGGCAACCCGGCCGGAATTCCCCAGGTTATCGAACAGGCGCGACAGTTGGTGTCAGCCTGA
- the recA gene encoding recombinase RecA: MARKPAVEPQDARREALQTALTTIERKYGQGSVMRLSDDAHQAIEIIPSGSIGLDLALGIGGIPRGRVIEIYGPESSGKTTLTLHMIAEAQKLGGVCAFIDAEHALDVTYARRLGVKTDELLISQPDYGEQALDIADMLVRSGGVDLIVIDSVAALIPQSELEGNMGETQVGSQARLMSHALRKLTATIHKSKTSVLFINQIRMKIGVVGYGSPETTPGGNALKFYASVRLDIRRIQTIKDKDESVGIKARVKVVKNKVAPPFREAIFDIMYGTGISREGEVLELGVEHKIVDKSGSWFSFGSERLGQGYENVRAFLQENPDLRQTIEDQLLRHLGVGDASGATDDPKVEPSISEEAE, from the coding sequence ATGGCTCGGAAACCCGCGGTGGAACCTCAGGATGCTCGCCGGGAGGCATTGCAGACAGCGCTGACGACCATTGAACGTAAATACGGGCAAGGTTCGGTGATGCGTCTTTCAGATGATGCGCATCAGGCCATCGAGATCATCCCCTCCGGATCCATCGGCCTGGATCTTGCGCTGGGCATCGGGGGAATTCCCCGGGGCCGGGTGATCGAAATTTACGGACCCGAGTCCTCGGGCAAGACCACCCTGACCCTGCACATGATCGCCGAGGCCCAGAAGCTGGGCGGGGTGTGCGCGTTCATCGACGCCGAACACGCCCTGGACGTGACCTATGCCCGCCGTCTGGGCGTGAAGACGGACGAACTGCTCATCTCCCAGCCGGACTACGGCGAGCAGGCCCTGGACATCGCGGACATGCTGGTGCGCTCCGGAGGGGTGGACCTGATCGTCATCGATTCCGTGGCGGCCCTGATTCCCCAGTCCGAACTGGAAGGCAACATGGGCGAGACCCAGGTCGGTTCCCAGGCCCGGTTGATGTCTCATGCCCTGCGCAAACTCACCGCGACCATCCACAAATCCAAGACATCAGTCCTGTTCATCAATCAGATCCGGATGAAGATCGGCGTGGTGGGCTACGGCAGCCCGGAAACCACTCCTGGAGGCAACGCCCTCAAGTTTTACGCCTCTGTTCGCCTGGACATCCGCCGCATCCAGACCATCAAGGACAAGGACGAATCCGTCGGCATCAAGGCCCGGGTCAAGGTGGTCAAGAACAAGGTCGCCCCCCCGTTCCGGGAGGCGATTTTCGACATCATGTACGGGACGGGTATTTCTCGGGAAGGCGAGGTTCTGGAACTGGGCGTGGAACACAAGATCGTGGATAAGAGCGGTTCATGGTTCTCCTTCGGTTCCGAACGCTTGGGGCAGGGTTACGAGAATGTCCGCGCCTTTCTTCAGGAGAATCCGGATCTGCGGCAAACCATCGAGGACCAACTGCTGCGGCACCTGGGTGTGGGAGATGCTTCCGGCGCAACGGACGATCCAAAGGTGGAACCCTCCATTTCCGAGGAAGCAGAGTAA
- a CDS encoding tRNA(5-methylaminomethyl-2-thiouridylate) methyltransferase encodes MGNRVPFPIATGKRLGYHGVMPDTYHALALFSGGLDSILAMKTLQAQGLRILGLHFCSPFFGHPDRIEHWKRIYDLEIQSVDVHQEFIDLLLTGPRFGFGKVLNPCVDCKITMLTRAKSLLPIYGARFLVSGEVLGQRPMSQRRDTLNLISKQAEVRDILLRPLCAGHLDPTPMEREGLVDRSGLHAISGRGRKDQLRLAAEFGLPEIPTPAGGCLLTERESAKRFWPVLTRIPEPSPRDFALANIGRQFWNGRLWMVVGRNKADNEALEGMASTEDLLFKAVDVQGPLALGRGKPGISWTEEDVRQAADFVAGFSAKKRPPGQAAQIRLVRDARPHTLECPAQASGNAPTWMEFTWDEARQEKQDRFTQDQGKQSGVEQADRHPPQS; translated from the coding sequence ATGGGCAACCGGGTTCCGTTCCCGATTGCCACAGGCAAGCGCCTCGGATACCATGGCGTAATGCCCGATACGTATCATGCCTTGGCCCTTTTTTCCGGAGGCCTGGACAGCATTCTGGCCATGAAAACGCTGCAGGCCCAGGGCCTGCGCATTCTCGGCCTGCATTTCTGCTCGCCCTTTTTCGGCCATCCGGACCGGATCGAACACTGGAAACGAATCTACGATTTGGAAATCCAGTCCGTTGATGTTCACCAGGAATTCATCGACCTCCTGCTCACTGGACCGCGCTTCGGGTTCGGCAAGGTGCTCAACCCCTGCGTGGACTGCAAGATCACCATGCTGACCAGGGCCAAGTCCCTGCTTCCGATTTACGGCGCACGGTTCCTGGTCAGCGGCGAGGTTCTCGGTCAGCGCCCCATGTCCCAGCGCAGGGACACCCTGAACCTGATCAGCAAGCAGGCCGAGGTCCGTGATATTCTGCTCCGCCCGCTTTGTGCAGGCCATCTCGATCCCACTCCAATGGAACGGGAGGGACTTGTGGATCGATCCGGACTGCACGCCATTTCCGGCCGCGGACGCAAGGATCAGCTCCGGCTGGCCGCGGAATTCGGCCTGCCCGAAATCCCTACTCCCGCGGGAGGCTGCCTGCTGACCGAACGGGAATCGGCGAAACGTTTCTGGCCGGTGCTGACGCGCATCCCTGAGCCGAGCCCCCGGGATTTTGCCCTGGCCAATATCGGACGCCAGTTCTGGAACGGCAGGCTCTGGATGGTGGTTGGCCGCAACAAGGCCGACAACGAGGCGCTGGAAGGCATGGCGTCGACTGAAGACCTGCTGTTCAAGGCTGTGGACGTCCAGGGCCCTCTGGCCTTGGGGCGCGGCAAGCCCGGCATCTCCTGGACTGAAGAGGACGTACGGCAAGCGGCCGACTTCGTGGCCGGGTTCAGCGCAAAAAAACGCCCTCCAGGTCAGGCTGCCCAAATCCGGCTCGTCCGGGACGCACGGCCCCACACCCTGGAGTGCCCCGCTCAGGCGTCAGGGAATGCACCGACATGGATGGAATTTACCTGGGATGAAGCACGGCAGGAAAAGCAGGATCGGTTTACACAGGATCAAGGGAAACAGTCCGGGGTTGAGCAGGCGGACCGGCATCCGCCGCAATCCTGA
- a CDS encoding calcium/sodium antiporter, giving the protein MDILANLLLIAFSAGLLWKGADLIVDNASAIARRLGISELVIGLTIVAAGTSAPEFLVTITAAYQGLAEISLSNILGSNIFNLGLILGLVAMIRPIPTHPTLLYRDGGMLLGLTMIMMSFIALDFLGRWSGMLLLAGLVGYVGYLFSRAPKAIAEATITSSADLKTENPGDPAATWRNYPLLMVGFLGVALGGKFMVQSATELAMIFGVSQWVIGVTIVAGGTSLPELATCLAASLKGRNDMILGNLLGSDIFNFAGVLGLTMLLRPLHAPHGALLSMILLNAMMLLVLFFIRSNWKISRPEGALLICLALFRWGMDIGFS; this is encoded by the coding sequence ATGGACATACTTGCCAATCTCCTGCTCATCGCCTTCAGCGCAGGGCTGCTCTGGAAGGGCGCGGACCTCATCGTGGACAACGCGTCGGCCATTGCCCGCCGCCTGGGCATCTCCGAACTGGTCATCGGCCTGACCATCGTGGCCGCCGGGACATCCGCTCCGGAATTTCTGGTCACGATCACCGCGGCCTATCAGGGGCTGGCCGAGATTTCCCTGTCCAACATCCTGGGATCCAATATCTTCAACCTGGGGCTGATTCTCGGGCTGGTGGCCATGATCCGACCCATTCCGACGCACCCCACCCTGCTCTACCGGGACGGCGGCATGCTGCTGGGACTGACCATGATCATGATGTCCTTCATAGCCCTGGATTTCCTGGGCCGCTGGTCCGGCATGCTGCTTCTGGCCGGCTTGGTAGGATATGTCGGTTATCTTTTCTCCAGGGCGCCAAAGGCCATTGCCGAGGCAACCATTACCTCCAGCGCGGATTTGAAAACGGAGAACCCTGGAGATCCGGCGGCGACGTGGCGCAACTATCCGCTGCTCATGGTCGGCTTTCTGGGAGTGGCCCTGGGGGGGAAATTCATGGTTCAATCGGCCACGGAACTGGCGATGATTTTCGGCGTCAGTCAGTGGGTCATCGGCGTGACCATTGTCGCGGGGGGCACCTCCCTCCCTGAACTGGCCACCTGCCTCGCCGCCTCCCTTAAAGGCCGCAACGACATGATCCTGGGCAATCTCCTGGGCAGCGACATCTTCAACTTTGCGGGCGTGCTCGGTCTGACCATGCTCCTGCGCCCCCTGCACGCGCCCCACGGCGCCCTGCTCTCCATGATCCTGCTCAATGCCATGATGCTGCTGGTCCTGTTCTTCATCCGCAGCAACTGGAAAATTTCCAGACCAGAAGGAGCGCTGCTGATCTGCCTGGCCCTGTTCCGGTGGGGCATGGATATCGGTTTTTCCTGA
- the thrB gene encoding homoserine kinase, whose product MPSPFPDLRLSSPDFTPKTVPCVSLIGMAGAGKSTLGRALAERLGWALVDTDRLMEAHWGGSLQALLDRFGLENFLRAEEDVVAKLWLWRTVVATGGSVIYGPSAVRRLRELGPVVYLRVTVGTVCERVRDAQGRGLARRPGQSLEELYAEREPLYREAADLILEMDDCSVDMALERLCPWLENRLQAGLHPAGS is encoded by the coding sequence ATGCCTTCGCCATTTCCGGATCTTCGGCTGTCCAGCCCTGATTTCACCCCTAAAACCGTGCCCTGTGTCAGCCTGATCGGCATGGCAGGAGCCGGCAAGAGCACCTTGGGCCGCGCCTTGGCTGAACGCCTAGGCTGGGCTCTGGTGGATACGGATCGGCTGATGGAGGCCCATTGGGGTGGTTCCTTGCAGGCCTTGCTGGACCGGTTCGGCCTGGAGAATTTTTTGCGGGCCGAAGAAGATGTGGTGGCAAAGCTCTGGCTGTGGCGGACCGTGGTGGCCACCGGCGGGAGCGTGATCTATGGGCCCAGCGCGGTGCGGCGATTGCGGGAACTGGGGCCGGTGGTTTATCTACGGGTCACAGTGGGCACTGTCTGTGAGCGGGTCCGAGACGCCCAGGGGCGAGGGCTGGCCAGGCGGCCGGGACAGTCCCTGGAAGAACTGTACGCTGAACGCGAACCCTTGTATCGGGAGGCGGCCGATCTGATCCTGGAAATGGATGACTGTTCCGTTGACATGGCCCTGGAACGGCTGTGTCCGTGGTTGGAGAACCGGTTGCAGGCTGGTTTGCATCCGGCAGGCTCCTAA
- a CDS encoding ABC transporter ATP-binding protein, with translation MMLSVENLKVKYGNIEALHGISFHVNEGEVVTLIGANGAGKSTTLMSVARLPPPEGPRVTEGEVLFQGKNLLKTPAHEVVSKLKMALCPEGRHIFGNLTVMENLKLATYSRNPGENLEAEYRHIFDLFPRLHERRHQRSESLSGGEQQMLAVSRALMTGCKFLMLDEPSMGLAPLLMYDMFRALKRLNQGGMTILLVEQNAKLALQFAHRAYVLDTGAIRLEGPCSELMDHPDIKKAYLGG, from the coding sequence GTGATGCTTTCAGTCGAGAACCTCAAGGTCAAGTACGGCAATATCGAGGCCCTGCACGGGATCAGCTTTCACGTCAATGAGGGCGAGGTGGTCACGCTTATTGGTGCCAACGGCGCGGGCAAGTCCACCACGCTGATGTCCGTGGCCCGTCTTCCCCCGCCGGAGGGTCCCAGGGTCACGGAAGGCGAGGTCCTGTTCCAGGGCAAGAATCTGCTCAAGACCCCGGCCCATGAAGTTGTGAGCAAGCTGAAGATGGCCCTGTGCCCCGAGGGACGGCACATCTTCGGCAACCTCACGGTGATGGAAAACCTGAAGCTGGCAACGTATTCCCGCAACCCCGGCGAGAACCTGGAAGCGGAGTACCGACACATTTTCGACCTTTTTCCCCGGCTGCACGAGCGTCGTCACCAGCGCAGCGAATCCTTGAGCGGCGGCGAGCAGCAGATGCTGGCCGTGAGTCGGGCTCTGATGACCGGGTGCAAGTTCCTGATGCTGGACGAGCCCTCCATGGGCCTGGCTCCGCTGCTGATGTACGACATGTTCCGGGCCCTGAAGCGCCTGAACCAGGGCGGCATGACAATCCTGCTGGTGGAGCAGAACGCCAAGCTGGCCCTCCAGTTCGCCCACCGGGCTTATGTCCTTGATACAGGCGCCATTCGCCTCGAAGGCCCTTGTTCAGAGCTCATGGATCACCCGGACATCAAGAAGGCGTATCTGGGCGGCTAA